A single Brassica rapa cultivar Chiifu-401-42 chromosome A04, CAAS_Brap_v3.01, whole genome shotgun sequence DNA region contains:
- the LOC103865158 gene encoding acetolactate synthase small subunit 2, chloroplastic, with product MAAISTSSPPSLRSLRSASSDSSPSLIPLTRVSFPAKTSHLSGNKSPNRDNETGKRTERIIRSVDKMVSDAPLTTPESKVRKHTISVFVGDESGMINRIAGVFARRGYNIESLAVGLNRDKALFTIVVSGTERVLQQVIEQLQKLVNVLKVEDISSEPQVERELMLVKVNAHPESRAQIMWLVDTFRARIVDIAEHALTIEVTGDPGKMIAVERNLRKFQIREIVRTGKIALRREKMGATAPFWRFSAASYPDLKEQAPASVLRGSKKGAVVPPTEKTTGGDVYPVEQASDLMVHRVLDAHWGLLTEEDTSGLRSHTLSLLVNDVPGVLNLITGVFARRGYNIQSLAVGHAETEGISRITTVVPATDESVSKLVQQLYKLIDVHEVHDLTHMPFAERELMLIKIAVNAAARRDVLDIASIFRAKAVDVSDHTITLQLTGDLDKMVALQRLLEPYGICEVARTGRVALARESGVDSKYLRGYSFPLTG from the exons ATGGCAGCCATTTCTACAAGCTCTCCCCCTTCCCTTCGCAGCTTGAGATCTGCTTCTTCCGATTCTTCCCCCTCTCTCATACCCTTGACTCGTGTATCCTTCCCGGCCAAGACTTCTCACCTCTCCGGTAATAAATCTCCTAACCGTGACAACGAAACAGGAAAGAGAACAGAGAGAATCATCAGAAGCGTCGACAAGATGGTCTCGGATGCTCCGCTGACAACTCCAGAATCAAA GGTGAGGAAGCATACCATTTCGGTGTTTGTTGGAGACGAAAGCGGGATGATAAATAGGATTGCAGGAGTCTTTGCGAGGAGAGGATACAATATCGAGAGTCTTGCTGTTGGTCTCAACAGAGACAAGGCTTTGTTCACCATTGTTGTCTCTGGAACTGAAAGGGTGCTTCAGCAGGTCATTGAGCAGCTTCAGAAGCTCGTTAATGTTCTCAAG GTTGAAGATATCTCGAGTGAGCCGCAAGTGGAGCGTGAGTTGATGCTTGTAAAAGTGAATGCACATCCAGAATCCAGGGCACAG ATCATGTGGCTAGTTGATACATTCCGAGCCAGAATTGTAGATATTGCGGAACATGCATTGACTATTGAG GTAACTGGAGATCCAGGGAAAATGATTGCTGTAGAAAGAAATTTGAGAAAGTTTCAGATCAGAGAGATTGTCAGAACAGGAAAG ATAGCACTGAGAAGGGAAAAGATGGGTGCTACTGCTCCATTTTGGCGATTCTCAGCAGCTTCCTATCCAGATCTCAAGGAGCAAGCACCTGCTAGTGTTCTTCGAGGTAGCAAAAAAGGAGCTGTGGTTCCTCCAACTGAAAAAACAACAGGG GGAGATGTTTATCCCGTTGAGCAAGCTTCTGATCTAATGGTACATCGTGTTCTTGACGCCCACTGGGGACTTCTCACGGAAGAAGAT ACGAGTGGACTACGGTCACATACTCTATCTTTGCTTGTAAACGATGTTCCAGGAGTCCTTAATCTTATCACTGGTGTTTTCGCTCGAAGGGGATACAACATTCAG agTTTGGCTGTAGGACATGCTGAAACAGAGGGAATTTCACGCATTACAACAGTTGTTCCTGCGACAGATGAATCAGTCAGCAAATTGGTGCAGCAACTTTACAAACTCATAGATGTGCATGAG GTCCATGATCTTACTCATATGCCATTTGCTGAAAGAGAACTGATGCTGATTAAGATTGCTGTGAACGCTGCTGCGAGAAGAGATGTCCTGGACATTGCTAGTATTTTCAGGGCTAAAGCTGTTGACGTTTCCGACCATACAATTACTTTGCAG CTTACTGGGGATCTTGACAAGATGGTTGCACTACAAAGGTTGTTGGAGCCCTACGGTATATGCGAG GTTGCAAGAACAGGGCGTGTGGCGTTGGCTCGTGAATCAGGAGTGGACTCTAAGTATCTTCGTGGATACTCTTTTCCCTTAACAGGTTAA